Genomic DNA from Setaria italica strain Yugu1 chromosome V, Setaria_italica_v2.0, whole genome shotgun sequence:
ACCttcatcaggaaaaaaaaagaccaaTTAGCAGctgcataaaaaaatatacaacTAATCCAATCAATCAATATATAAAGTCCTATTAATATTGCAGATGCCTCTGAAGTAGTTCCCTATTGTAAGGAAATAATAGCTACACCACGGAATTGAATAGATTGGACTTTTCCATCATGGGTTTAAGTTGGTAAGGCCAAACCAAATGATTTGCTGTTATTTGCATATGTAGTAAAACCGTATTTGCATAAATCGAATCAcgaatttagggggtgtttgaatactaggtgctaaactttagcagtgtcacatcggatgttcggatgctaattaggaggactaaatatgagctaattataaaactaattgcagaacccctgggctaattcgcaagataaatctattaagcctaattaatccatcattatcaaatggttactgtagcaccacattggactaattaggcttaatagattcatctcgcgaattagactccatctgtgcaattagtttttgtaattagcctatgtttaatactcctaattagtattcaaacatccgatgtgacaagtgctaaactttagcgggtgtattcaaacaccccctaagatcAAACGCACAATGAAACATTTAGGAAACTTTGTAGGTTACCGATACCACGAGCAATACTACCATTTTTTTAGCAGTAGTCATTTGATCTTGCTACTGATGGGTGGTTCATTTTTAACTGTAGAAAGCATGATTAAGTTCCTGTTATATCCAGGACAGCACAACTTTGGTTACTTAGCTCAGCTCAGCCTACCATCGTCCAATAAGTTTCAAACAGAGTACAGCTCGACAGAAAATAGCCTTTTTGTACTATTACACCTAAACTAGACTGGTAACATAGTCCGCTTGCTCATACTTTTCTTTTACTCGTGTATCCAATAACCAATTTCTGAGTTCTGGCTATTAGTCCAATCACTTCTAATCCCATAAGTATCTGAGCAATTAACAGTTTTATGCCAAAATAACAAAGCTTATTTCAAGGGACTATTCAAACAAGAACAGAATCCTGTGATCGAGATGATTGCAAGCTCTCCATACTGCAACTTATTATGTTCCATATATGCATAAAATTGTAACGCATTGCTAGAAGAAAAGGCCATCAGGAAAACAATGGTTAGCACACATAATTTGAAGTCAGGGATGTCATTCACATTTCAGAACCAAGTTACAGCATGAAACTTGCATCATACGTGAACATCCATGCAGTAAGTAATAAAGGAGCTAAAACTACGAACGACCAAGCATATATTTGTTGAGGGTATAATTACATTTCAGCAAACATGCAGAGGGAATTTAAAGTTCCGTGAAATTAAAACTATTGTTTCTTATCCACATAATACCTGGCCTAAAATTAGTAGATGCTCTTTGTTTCATGCCCTAGTGGAAACATTTGCGCAGAAAAATGAATCCTGGAAAAGGCATCAAGCAACAGACGATCTATTAATGAAACCTTaacctcaaaaaaaaatacaaacaagTCCACCCACTAGAACAAGTACAatttttttaaggaaatttgtaaaaaaaacgAAAATGCAAGAGACATCTACAAAGGTACATGCGTTCTTCTCTGGAGTGTGCATCTAGTCTGCTGTCTTATCTCTTTTCTTGATTCTGCATATTTCTAAAGGCGAGCAAACGCAAAAAAAGGTAAACACCAGGGGTCCAAAAGTAGTCCATCATGGTCAAACAAAGATTGCGTTATCGTAATTACTGGGATGTTTTAATGCAACACAATAAAATAATCCAGTATTGTTCTATCAACCAAGAAAAATAGTCATCAGAAACATAAGATTGCTTCCCTGCTAAAAAAAGGTTGATAAATTTTGTGTGGCTTGAAAAGAGTATTAAAAATCAGGCGAAATTCGGTACTCTATTATCCAATAATCGTACAGTTTAGGCATATCAGGATTCATGATCTTCTAGAACGATGATATAAGATGGCAATGACCCATGCATTGCTACACCCATGACCCAGGCATGGCCACGGCTGCCTGCTGCTCCTTCCATGGTCTGGAACAGCGGCGTGCCCTTGTGGTGGATGTATGGCATCCTGACTCCTCCTATAGCCAGGAATGTCTTTTCTGCAGTCTGCAGTCGTCGGCTACATCAGTCTAGGTATAAAGTTTTGTTGATGGGGCTGCATGGTGGGGAGGAGGATTGTGCTGGTGGGAGGGTCATGCACAGCAAAAATTGGGCGGCACCAGCAGAACGGTTACTCCAACCAATGCAGAAATCTTGACAGCTTGTATTAACACACAACCCAAAGAAATCAGAATTCACAAAGGGCATTATCCCAAGAGTGGatggattttctttttttctcagaATCCTACAGGAATGAACTATTGCCTGTGAAACCCAGTATTCCAAGCAGGCCCTAAGGGAATGACAGCAGCCATACACATTAGGAATTAGTGCTTTGACAACAGCGATCAGGTGTTAGTGCTAGTGCCATGAATCTCTAGAAGACATATGCATACATCAGTGCCCTAATGTGCATTCGACCTGGTAATGATTTTGCATGAAGGAGCCTCTGGATCTGTATCAGGAACATAAGTTGGCTATCTTCCGTTCAGAGAAAATAAATGAACAAGCTTGCTATGAGACTGAAGTAGTAGCTAACTTTGTTTGGTAAAATTAAGTTAGGTACAAGTACTATGCATGTATCACATATACATGTTGCTGTATTGCTTTAAAATATTTGATATAGAACGAGCGAGAACTAATTGAGTTGAATAATACAAAAACACGTGTAAGATATGGTCTAGATTAAAGTCTGATACTGTCGGCTGCCTACTTGTCTTCAAATTTTGATCTCCGAATGCCCATTCTCCtatggaggactggaggaggaagaagtatTTTAGTTCTAGAAATTTGATCTCTGAATGTCCATTCTTGTGCAAGAAGAGTATGTAAAAATCACGGAAAATGTTTTCTAGAATGAACCATGGTACTAATCATTATTCTATAAAAAAAACACCCCAGATCAAGCGTCCGTCACTCTCAAGAATTTGAGACATAAATGGACAAAATTATAAGAGAAATGGTGAGAAGAGGGAGCACACATCTCACCTTGGCGCTCGGAATGGAAAACTGGACTGTGAACACGACATGACAACACAATAGTTGTAGGGGAGATGCAATGGCTCACATATTCAAAAACTCTGATTCTTCAGCTGCCAAAAAAATCTTCTTCTGCAACTGTAATTGATAATATAGATTCAGAGACAGAGCTGCATGACCCTAAGAACATATGTAGCAAAATGATCTATAGCTTAGTATGGACACACTGTCTGAAACTATACAATAACTCCAACATAGTCGATGAGGCAAGCCCTGTTTCAAACACTGGTCATTAGTGGTCTCACATAACAGGAGAGCAAGATCCATGGTAATAACAAACATGTTTTGGGCAGCTTCTTTTGGTTCCAGCAAAACAATAGATTGGTAGCAGAACAGCTCCTTGAGCATGGAAACAAATAGGAACACAAACAATTACATACGCCCGTCCCAGCCTCCGGACGGCCGGATTGGTCGCGATCCGACAGCCGCGAAAAAGGGTGACGTGGCCCAGATGCCTATGCACGGTAGGACCCCGGAAGAACCCCGGAAGAAGGGGTCTTAAGTGTGGTTGCAGGAactgtaattaacctatatttaatactcctaattagtatctaaatattcgatgtgataggcaCGATAGATGCTTACGAATTTCTGACTTGCTGTGTGTGAAGAGTGAACTGAACGCAGCCcccctctctctatatatagtTATATAGATCTAGGGCTCTGCTGTGTGTGAAGGGCTCTGCTGCTTGCAGCGATTAGCCTGCAGCACCAGGAGGACTATTCCACGCAGGCGCTAGCATGGGCAAGCAGGAAGACCACCGGAGCAAAGACGGCGAGGTCGCGGTGGAGGGAGGGCCGGTGATGGACTGGCAGCTCGAACCGGGCGTCGCCAGCAAGCTATACGACGTCTTCACCGTCGCCGGCCTGCGCGTCGACGCCATCGAGCCCGGCCGCGCCCTGATCTGCTCTTTCACGGTGCCGACTCGCCTGACGGTAAGTAGGGGTCGCTAACTATAAATAAAGCCGCCTGCTACATATATCTTTTTTTCGGTATAGTAAGGAACGTATATACTAGGAGATTTTATTACTGCATGGCTTGGTAAGGCCGCAGGGTGAAGCTTCTTTCTAAAATTAAAGCTACTTGAGGATGTTCTTAGACGCTCCCCTCTTCGAATCTTTTCTAGCTCCATCCCTGGTCTGATTAGCAACAATCTTAAATATACTTATATTGCGGATTAGGGTGAAAGTTCAGTTAAAAATGTTTACGAGGTCAGAGGCTCGACCCCGAATGGACATATTTATCCACAATGGATCTAACCAACTAAGCTATACTCTATTCATGAGATTTTTGGAAGATGAGTTTTTGATTATATGCTATGGTAGGATCAAATAATATACTTACTAGCAAATGTGAAATTTCAGTTAAAAATATTTACGAGAGGTTACAGACTCGAACCTGAATGGACATATTTATCTACAATGGACCTGATTAACCAACTAAGCTGAGATTTTTGGAAGATGAGCCTTAATTAACTTGTTGATTCTATATCATCTTTAtcgtttcagaaaaaaaaactttattagCTGTATTCAGTACTTTAGTTTTGTCTAATCAATGATACATGTCCGTAAATTTGACTATGCACTCACGTCAAATCCGAGAAGGACGGGAGCAAGCGCATGCATGGAGGGGCGTTGGCATCTCTGGTCGACCTGGTTGGGTCGGCCGTGTTCTTCGCCGGCGGCTCGCCGACGACGGGGGTGTCCCTGGAGATCACCATCTCGTACCTAAACGCTGCCCGTGCAAACGTGCGTGAGGCGACGATCCATGCACTAACAGTGCTTTAATTCAACCCATTAGTCAAGCTTTTTTAATTGATAATACACGTACACGTGTGTACGTACGCGTCCTGTGCCTGCAGGAGGAGATCGAGATCGATGCGAGGGTTCTGGGCATCGGCGAGACGACGGGGTGCGTGACGGTGGAGGTCAGGAAGAAGGGCACCGGCGAGGTGATCGCGCACGGCCGGCACACCAAGTACCTCGCCGTCTCCAGCAAACTGTGATGGATCAACAGGATTATTCAGGGGCACGCGCAGCCGGCGGTCATGATCACGATCTCGCTAGCTGTTTATTTCTCCAGCGGTCTTCTGTCTCCGGCCCATCATCGTCGACTGTGTGTGTTCACTTCCTCTGTTTTAAGAGTTGCTAGGATCGTACCCGTGCATTGCTACGGGCaaccaaatatttatattgcaaGATATTGGATTCAACAGgataataaaaatatgaaacatgtacaaatatgaaataagtaTAAGATTTATAAGATGgcttaaaaaatatgaaacacttACGATATCTGTACACAAAGGTTTATAAGATGTATGCAAGAACCGGATCAATGGCTTCGTCGTCATCCCGAACACCTAGTAAACATTGCAAACTTTCAGAAGCATTCATAGAATAAAGTTGGTTGACATATTCATTCCTTTTAG
This window encodes:
- the LOC101753418 gene encoding uncharacterized protein LOC101753418; its protein translation is MGKQEDHRSKDGEVAVEGGPVMDWQLEPGVASKLYDVFTVAGLRVDAIEPGRALICSFTVPTRLTDGSKRMHGGALASLVDLVGSAVFFAGGSPTTGVSLEITISYLNAARANEEIEIDARVLGIGETTGCVTVEVRKKGTGEVIAHGRHTKYLAVSSKL